DNA sequence from the Candidatus Korarchaeota archaeon NZ13-K genome:
CCACGCAGGACCAAACAGTCTCATCCCTGAGCTCATAGTGAGCTCCCAGCAGGGATCCCCTCAGCCCTATGACCACGTCCCTAGGGGAGAGCGGTCTGCCGACCTGATTGGCTGGGCAGGAATCCGTGCATCTCCCGCACTTGACGCAAGCAGCCAATCTGTATTTCTCGTACCAGGGGAGCTCCTCCGGCCTCTCGAATCCCACCCTCAGCTCCTCCACGTTCTCAACATCCTGAAGGAGGAAGGGCTCCCTCGGGAACTCCACGCCATCCTCCTCAAGCGAGGAGGTCACCAGAGAGGTTAGGGAGTGAAGGAGATTGCTGTAGGGAAGGTAAGCTATCATGATGAAAGCCAAAATGGCGTGACTCCACCAAATAGCCTCATATAATCCTCTTAATGAGCTCCCGATCAAACCTGACAGGGAATTTCCTATGAATGAGTATATAGATGCCTCATTCGGTGAGGAGGATATTCTAGTGGCCTCCATCAAGAAGCCGGAGATCCCTATGTAGAGCAGACCGAGGAGCAGCAGCTTCCCCTCCCTCTCCCTCGTTGGGAGGAGGAGCAGAACTCCGATGAGGAAGATTAGGCCTGATAGGTCCATGATGAGCTCGAATAGGAAATAAGAGGTGTCCTTGAGGATCAAGAGACCGAAGTGTTTGAGCACATCCGTCTCCAGGAAGACGGTCACGGTTCCCAAGAACAGAAGAAGGGTGCCGAAGAAGAGGAAGATGTGTGGAAAACCTTTGAGCTTCTCTATGACCCTCCTCTGGGTGATAACGCGACTGAAACCCCTGGATAAGGAGCCGGTGTTCAGCGATCTCAGGGCCTTCCAGAGCTCGAACCTCGCGAAAACCCTGTAAATTCCATATATGAAAGCAATAGCTATAGGAACAAGTATTGCATACATTACCGCGGGGACGTATGATGGAAGCAGAGCGAAGCTCTCCCTGACCACCAACCTGCGCACCCACCCCCGCTCACTGATAAATTTTTAATATTTATCGCCGCAAAACATCGGTGGTATCTTGGAGGCTGATCTGCTGGTCGTGGGTGCGGGCGTATTCGGGCTCTCGACGGCCTATCATTACCTCCGCGAAAATCCCGGGAAGAGCGTCCTGATAGTGGATAGGATGGGGGACGTTGGTCAGGGAGCCACTGCTAAGAGCGCCGCAGCATTCAGGGCTAACCTGTTCACTTCAGCCACTAACAGGCTGCTTGCGGGTACATCCGTTGATTTCTTCCTGCATGTTCAGGAGAATGAGGGTTACGACCTGGGGATAATGAAGGTCGGCTATCTGGTCCTGAGAAGCAAGGATCAATTTGAGAAGGTGGCTGAAGTTGCTAGGATGCTCGAGAAGATGGGAGCCGTCAGGATATACAGGAGGGAGGAGCTCAAGGAGAGGCTGAAGATGAACTACGAGTTCCCGGGTGATGAGGAGGCTGAACTGCTGAACGTTAAGGAAATTGAGTACGGGATATTCGGCTACAAGTGCGGTTACATGGATGCCGATAAGCTCGCCTACTACTACAGGGACAGGATAAAGGAGATGGGGGGAAACTTCCAGTTCAACACGAAGGTGGAGAGCATAATAGTCGAGCCAGAGGTCAAGCTGGGGATCCCAAGGGAACCTAGGGCCTGGCAGA
Encoded proteins:
- a CDS encoding (Fe-S)-binding protein; translated protein: MVVRESFALLPSYVPAVMYAILVPIAIAFIYGIYRVFARFELWKALRSLNTGSLSRGFSRVITQRRVIEKLKGFPHIFLFFGTLLLFLGTVTVFLETDVLKHFGLLILKDTSYFLFELIMDLSGLIFLIGVLLLLPTREREGKLLLLGLLYIGISGFLMEATRISSSPNEASIYSFIGNSLSGLIGSSLRGLYEAIWWSHAILAFIMIAYLPYSNLLHSLTSLVTSSLEEDGVEFPREPFLLQDVENVEELRVGFERPEELPWYEKYRLAACVKCGRCTDSCPANQVGRPLSPRDVVIGLRGSLLGAHYELRDETVWSCVACGACSLSCPNYVKPLDFLMERRRRLVFDGRIDKKMGELVNSLRRYRNSLSVPQRGRLSWLSSDEDPDYYIWVGCQYSFDPIGKRIVSRLVELLRSSGLRIATFGEMETCCGEPVRRLGEEGMFQEFVMANSELFKELGVKKLLVVCPHGLTVFRKEYPRIVRDWDVEVVSHVELLARLHGEGRLKLRQIDDLTFHDPCNLSRYNGIVEEPRSVLRGLRGYREMRRSGKDTFCCGAGGANYWYQGESSMAKERVKEAQEIGAKNVVVACPFCYAMINDAIKGMGAEDLRVLEISELLE